From the genome of candidate division WOR-3 bacterium, one region includes:
- a CDS encoding ATP-dependent zinc metalloprotease FtsH — RRIIDEQSDRAHDIVTSHREMLDALARALLERETLNGEDIDRVMGIGPSEPQPAETAPAE, encoded by the coding sequence CCGCAGGATAATCGACGAGCAGTCGGACCGGGCGCACGACATCGTGACGAGCCACCGGGAGATGCTGGACGCGCTGGCCAGGGCGTTGCTGGAACGCGAAACGCTGAACGGCGAAGATATCGACCGGGTGATGGGCATTGGTCCATCTGAGCCGCAGCCGGCGGAGACGGCTCCAGCTGAGTAG
- a CDS encoding 4-hydroxy-tetrahydrodipicolinate synthase: protein MSFSGCITALVTPFRGTRLDLAGLRENVRFQIKNRVRGLLVNGSTGEAPNLSSSEWERTLAAVVAEVHGRVKVVAGAGTNSTAKSVRQAKRAAALGADALLVVAPYYNKPTQEGLYRHYRAIADAVELPIIVYNIPPRSVVNILPATIERMARDCSNIAAVKEASGSLDQSSEIIQRCGNRVTLLSGDDSLTLPILAVGGKGVISVVSNIAPLDVSKIIDYYLAGKVELAAGMHRKLFPLIKAMFIETNPAPVKAAMQMLNMAAGEPRLPLVSPTENSLKAIRQSLVDYGLPAGA, encoded by the coding sequence ATGTCTTTCTCGGGGTGCATTACAGCCCTCGTAACGCCGTTCAGAGGCACGAGGCTTGACCTTGCAGGCCTGCGTGAGAACGTCCGGTTTCAGATCAAGAACCGCGTCCGCGGTCTACTGGTCAACGGATCGACCGGCGAAGCGCCGAACCTGAGCTCAAGTGAGTGGGAACGCACGTTGGCCGCGGTCGTCGCCGAGGTCCATGGACGGGTGAAGGTAGTTGCCGGGGCCGGGACCAACAGCACGGCGAAGTCGGTGAGGCAGGCGAAGCGGGCGGCCGCACTTGGCGCGGACGCATTGCTCGTGGTGGCGCCCTACTACAACAAGCCGACCCAGGAGGGTCTCTACCGTCACTACCGGGCGATTGCCGATGCGGTCGAGTTGCCCATAATCGTCTACAACATTCCGCCGCGCAGTGTCGTGAACATCCTCCCCGCCACAATTGAACGAATGGCCAGGGACTGCAGCAACATCGCGGCGGTGAAAGAGGCGTCGGGCAGCCTCGACCAGTCGAGCGAGATAATCCAGCGGTGCGGGAACCGCGTCACCTTGCTCTCCGGGGACGATTCCCTGACCCTGCCGATACTTGCTGTCGGCGGCAAGGGTGTGATTTCCGTGGTGTCGAACATAGCACCACTCGACGTGTCAAAGATCATAGACTACTACCTGGCCGGCAAGGTCGAACTGGCGGCCGGCATGCACCGCAAGCTCTTTCCGCTCATCAAGGCGATGTTCATCGAGACCAATCCGGCCCCGGTCAAGGCGGCGATGCAAATGCTCAACATGGCTGCGGGCGAGCCGAGACTGCCTCTGGTGTCGCCAACTGAGAACAGCCTGAAGGCGATCCGCCAGTCGCTGGTAGACTACGGTCTGCCGGCCGGAGCGTAG